The region GTCTTCACTTGCATTTTTGTCATTTATATtaactcttttttattttatgttctgAGCTTTCTTATTAACTCTATGAGAGGCTTATTggtttgttattattatttaacttGAAAGTAAAATTGACTTCCCATATTGGTCTATCATGTTACATGTGTCAATCAGAATCAGCGTTGTAATATACACAGAATTATTACATTAATTAGTGATTGTTGTACTTATTTTTCATGTTTCTTTTTCCTCTATTTGTGATTGTTGTGAAAATTTTCGTTtcttgtttgttttaattttccGTTAGTTTTATACATGTATTTTtagatttctctctctctctcttatagATATGTATTTGTTTATATAATTCTTATAGTTTATCAAACATAGAAAGATGAATAAAAATTCCCAACTTTAATGTCAGCTTTAAAATTATCTTAaccctttatttattttaaattttgtggTACTTTTAGCTGAATATTTGGTTTTAGATCACTAAAGTTATGATGGGGTGAAGAAATTAAGTGGGGATGGGAGCAAGAAAGGAATGTACCATAAAAGATTCCCATTCCTTTTCCTAGTGTTTGTGAACAATTCCTTTTTGTTCTCATTTTTACTTATTATTCTATTCTCAAAGCACGAACtcaaatgttatatatatatatttatatatttcacaTTATTATTTCTCCCGTGTGGGTCCAATAGTAGGGTCTACGTGAGTCCTCTCCCAATGAGAGGTAATTGTATTAATGCATTATTATGTCCCTATAATTCATCATCTGAAATCGACTACTTTCGCTTTCCTTTTGTCTTTTTTTAAGCAAGAAACACTACTCAATATACGATACTATTTAAATAAAATGGGACTTGCCGAAATTACTATATAAAATACTTTCTATTTATATATTTAGCAAAAATTCATTAATGAAAAATAACATGCTAATTAATATGGTATTCGTACAGATGTAATAGTTACACATGCGATTCTCTTATTTATTCCTAATAGATAGATAAGTATAATAATACAGCTTATTTTGTTCTTGAAATCCTTGTACACATCATAGCTAGAGAAAGTACTTTAaatttctattatatatatatttatatatatgagtaACTTtcaatatgtatgtatatatatatatatatatatatatatcaaggcTTGTGTTGTTGGGTGTAAATATAATCCAAGTGAGCCTCAGCAATCATCCTTCTCTTCAGGCATTCTTCATCTTTGTAATCACATACCTTTGATCCCATCAACTGAAAAAAGAGGCGATCTTGAAAGTTATATTTACTTGCATATATTTATAAACAGAGATCGATAGAAGAGAGCGAAGCCTTACGTCTAAAATATCATCTTTAGTTGCTGTGATAAACGATTCTTCATTCACAATCTCTTCATCATAATTCACCTTTTTATCAACTGTTGACCCTGTCCAACCGGAATATATATATTCAAGTAATTAAAATCAAAaccatgcacatatatatatatatatataacgaaATAATATTCAATCATGTTAAAAGAAAAACTACAGTTAATAGTTAACGTTTACAATTAATACCTTGTACTTCCCCAGCTAGAAAACGAGCATCCGAGTGGAAGCAAAAAAGGAAAATAAGGAGTGAAAAGATGAGAAACACAGTGAGATGCGACTGTTTCATCATCTTAATTTGTAGTTACACTTAGCTTATATAGTTATTAGTTCGTCAAAAtactatatatatagtttttgaGGAGTGAGAAACAAGAGAATTATTAAGGAGTGTGTTGAGAGAGagattgaaagagatgaagaaagAGTCATGgacgtgtgtatatatatataaataccaaaCATGGGCATGCTTAGTTAGTTACTAATATGCCCCTGATCATTCTCACagctcaatatatatatatatatatgtgtgtgtgtgtgtgtgtgtggaccCTAAAAGCCTCTTCCTCAAACACAGTTTGTACATGTTACTTCTTTGAGGGTACAATTCCATTTTGagtattatttatataaatgttaAAATACAGTTGAATTACCACTAAAGAGAGAGCAATCTTTTCCATTCTTTGGGGTTTGAGTTTTAGTAACCAATAAGCTATTCTGTTTTGGTTAAAGTCCAAAAAGTTGAGAGGGTTTTCTTGCATGATTTCtgatcattaaaaaaaataaagaagaagataTGTTTTATTATCTTGTGATTGTGGTAAATGAGCATTACAATAGaccacataaatatttataaattaatatcATTTTTTGTTCAAATATATTATAACTGTGTGTGGTTGTCATTGTCATATTGGTGGCCTTATTCATTGTAATATTATTTTAGACAAAAACCATTGTAAGAGTCGTACATGTAATAATTATATAAGAAATGAACAAGCTCTTCTTCACGCTTCATATACTTTTAATGTAGAATTATAATGGAATGTTTTTCTTCGTATTATTTTTTGTGTCGTTTTTCTAAGATGCATATGCAATAGGTTACGTATatacttttaattaaattatatatatagaaagaGATTCAATAgtggaattttattttattttattgttgaaTGAGAAGTGGATGTTTACAAAGTGTGTCAATAAGAGTCAACCTGTGGACTGTCCATGGTCGACAGCTGTTTCCCATTTGATAACTCTTTCTTTATTTAGCTTTCCACCAATTCCATCTCCATGCACTATACTTGTTTTTCTACTCCAATTTTCAAGTCTATtttaaactctctctctctctctctctctctctctctcacagtTTCTTACCCTATTTGATCTCAAGGTTAAAGTAGTAACTTTAAACATTGAGCATAATATACCATGTTAGATTTCTCAagtgcttttttttttgtttaaacttATCTACATATATGTCTAGCTAGTATCCATATAAACATGATTTGCTATCCTACTTAACATGTTTCCTATCTTTGGGAAAAAGAGTAACAACTTGTGTAGCAACTTTATTGTGCATCAACTTTAATATGTTTGCTAAACTACTAAATGTGATGATCATGATGACAAGATGTCATATGTATTTTGTCACATTAATATATAT is a window of Humulus lupulus chromosome 4, drHumLupu1.1, whole genome shotgun sequence DNA encoding:
- the LOC133831288 gene encoding putative phytosulfokines 6 codes for the protein MMKQSHLTVFLIFSLLIFLFCFHSDARFLAGEVQGSTVDKKVNYDEEIVNEESFITATKDDILDLMGSKVCDYKDEECLKRRMIAEAHLDYIYTQQHKP